A single window of Paenibacillus sp. FSL H8-0537 DNA harbors:
- a CDS encoding TetR/AcrR family transcriptional regulator codes for MNFETDVVGRDIIAKARQLFNEHGVEAVNMHQIAKSAGIGQGTLYRRFPNKGALCMSVLHTQFEQFKVNATQELKANDAQPVVMRLSAFVQSLLFFSLELREYIRPILSAICTEDKNKQDWFLTEPYTFMHATVSGLLEEAAAAGQLRPQILPAIAASLLISSFSPELMAHFEEQGYSKEFISEQYSVTFIEPLFVEAPKAENNGN; via the coding sequence TTGAATTTTGAAACGGATGTGGTGGGCCGGGATATTATTGCGAAGGCCCGTCAGCTGTTTAACGAGCATGGCGTTGAAGCGGTCAATATGCACCAGATTGCGAAAAGTGCAGGGATTGGGCAGGGCACGCTTTACCGGCGTTTTCCAAACAAGGGCGCGCTGTGCATGTCGGTGCTGCATACCCAATTCGAGCAGTTCAAAGTGAATGCGACGCAGGAATTGAAAGCAAACGACGCGCAGCCCGTCGTCATGCGCCTTTCGGCTTTTGTACAAAGCCTGCTATTCTTTTCGCTTGAGCTGCGGGAATATATACGTCCTATTCTTTCCGCTATTTGTACCGAGGATAAGAACAAACAGGATTGGTTCCTAACTGAACCGTATACCTTCATGCATGCGACGGTCAGCGGATTGCTGGAGGAAGCCGCTGCAGCAGGGCAGCTGCGGCCGCAAATTTTGCCAGCCATCGCTGCCTCGCTGCTGATTTCCTCGTTTTCACCGGAGCTGATGGCTCATTTCGAAGAACAGGGCTACAGCAAGGAATTTATTTCTGAGCAATACAGCGTAACGTTTATTGAGCCGTTGTTTGTAGAAGCACCAAAGGCGGAGAATAACGGGAACTGA
- a CDS encoding alpha/beta hydrolase, producing the protein MDRQVSTIQVGEYVLEYSIAGEGLPLLFFHGGHSNCYEEFGYQSLIASGYSIITPSRSGYSKTSPIPELQQACEVYLALLDHLHIAKVHVIAASAGGPTGILFCAQFPERVASLTLQCAISMPWISSNNKAYRIGRLIFKPGVEKGTWLILAGMNNLLPRLMLRMSFFVFSTLSPAEAYARLDNLAVELFREMNNRQRSNYGFMIDLEQTQKDYTRELGSIKAPTLIMHSKNDRSVTPSHAKNAKAHIVHSEAFILDAWGHLIWIGKHAAEFERKQIAFLAENQ; encoded by the coding sequence ATGGATCGCCAAGTCAGCACCATACAAGTAGGTGAATATGTGCTTGAATACTCCATTGCAGGCGAAGGACTGCCGCTGCTGTTTTTTCACGGCGGGCACTCCAACTGCTATGAAGAATTCGGCTACCAGAGCCTTATCGCTTCGGGATATTCCATTATAACCCCCTCCCGATCAGGATATAGCAAGACCTCCCCTATTCCCGAGCTGCAGCAAGCCTGTGAGGTATACTTGGCTCTGCTGGATCACCTGCATATTGCCAAAGTACATGTTATTGCAGCTTCAGCGGGAGGGCCTACAGGTATCCTTTTTTGTGCGCAATTCCCTGAACGAGTGGCAAGCCTGACCTTACAATGCGCAATCTCCATGCCCTGGATCTCTTCAAACAATAAAGCCTATCGCATTGGAAGGCTGATTTTCAAGCCCGGGGTGGAAAAAGGAACTTGGCTCATACTGGCTGGGATGAATAACCTTCTGCCGCGGCTCATGTTAAGGATGTCGTTTTTTGTCTTTTCTACCCTCTCACCAGCTGAGGCGTATGCTAGGCTGGATAATCTTGCTGTTGAATTATTTCGCGAAATGAACAATAGGCAGCGCTCAAATTACGGCTTTATGATTGATCTCGAGCAAACCCAGAAAGATTATACGCGAGAGCTAGGTTCCATCAAAGCCCCTACGCTAATTATGCACAGCAAAAATGATCGTTCCGTTACTCCCAGCCATGCTAAAAATGCCAAAGCCCATATTGTACATTCTGAAGCCTTTATTTTGGATGCATGGGGTCACCTGATATGGATAGGCAAGCACGCTGCCGAATTTGAACGTAAGCAGATCGCCTTTTTAGCTGAAAATCAGTAA
- a CDS encoding carbohydrate ABC transporter permease, whose amino-acid sequence MTIRKIVLRTPVWLLLLVTAALMLFPIVIAIFGSLKTNLELTTGATFLPSSWQFKNYLQAWNQADFSAYTFNSLYVAVFVTVGTLLVSSMAAYAVDRVAFRGKKLFILLQSFTLFISIGAVVLRPQFDLMVSIGLQKSMWGVIIILISAHATAFFMVIGFFRGIPRELDEAALIDGCNFYSTFWLIILPLLRPALAVVSLFTFRNAWNEYILPLVFSLSRPDLQTLPVGLANLRYGAGAAVENQLMLAGACISILPMLIVYIFANRSFMQVTAGSVKG is encoded by the coding sequence ATGACCATTCGTAAAATAGTACTTCGTACACCAGTATGGCTGCTTCTGCTTGTGACGGCAGCACTGATGCTTTTTCCAATCGTAATCGCGATATTCGGCTCCCTCAAGACGAACCTGGAGCTGACAACCGGAGCGACGTTTCTTCCTTCCTCCTGGCAGTTTAAAAACTATTTACAGGCGTGGAATCAAGCTGATTTCTCCGCTTATACCTTCAATAGCTTATATGTAGCTGTGTTCGTTACGGTTGGCACTTTGCTCGTATCTTCCATGGCTGCTTATGCGGTCGATCGCGTTGCTTTCAGAGGAAAGAAACTGTTTATTCTGCTTCAATCCTTCACTCTGTTTATTTCCATCGGTGCGGTTGTGCTGCGTCCACAATTTGATCTAATGGTATCCATTGGTTTGCAGAAATCGATGTGGGGCGTCATAATTATTCTAATTAGTGCGCATGCGACTGCCTTTTTTATGGTCATCGGCTTTTTCCGCGGCATTCCGCGAGAGCTGGATGAAGCGGCGCTCATTGATGGCTGTAATTTCTACTCCACCTTCTGGCTCATTATTTTACCGCTCCTGCGCCCGGCGCTGGCTGTCGTATCGCTATTCACATTCCGTAATGCATGGAATGAATATATATTGCCGCTCGTCTTTTCACTTTCGCGTCCTGATCTACAAACCTTGCCCGTGGGACTTGCGAACTTGCGCTACGGGGCGGGAGCCGCAGTTGAAAATCAACTGATGCTCGCTGGCGCATGTATTTCGATTTTACCTATGCTCATCGTATATATTTTCGCTAACCGTTCATTTATGCAAGTTACGGCTGGCTCGGTTAAAGGCTAA
- a CDS encoding DHA2 family efflux MFS transporter permease subunit, with protein sequence MNTASLDTAPKDLSGIKRGPIVAALIIGAFVAILNETLLNIAFPDLMKEFDISYATIQWLSTAYMLVVGILVPITALLQQWFTTRQMFLSAMILFLVGTIVCGTATVFPALLVGRVIQALGTGLMLPVMMNTILVIFPPEKRGGAMGMIGLVIMSAPAIGPTLSGLIIESFNWRWLFYFVIPLAIFSILFAAVYLKNVSDITRPKVDLLSILLSSLGFGGLIYGFSKAGEDGWGSSIVIWSIVVGAIALLLFIVKQLMSSQPLLDLRAFKYPMFSLVALLMLVMMMTLFSTMILLPLFLQNALGKTALAAGLILLPGGIINGLMAPVSGVLFDKFGPRVLVIPGLAITAAAVWMFTGIDELTSIGYIIFIHIVLLIGVSMVMMPAQTTALNQLPRPLYPHGTAIMNTLQQVAGAIGTALFISIMSSGSKKYLESSADPASPLEQVKGFVSGMHSAFLLGLIIAFIAFGLGLFIRRTKAPDVEEKRAA encoded by the coding sequence TTGAATACAGCAAGTCTAGATACAGCACCTAAAGATTTGAGTGGAATAAAAAGAGGACCTATTGTAGCGGCACTTATTATTGGCGCATTTGTTGCAATTCTGAACGAAACACTGCTTAACATTGCTTTCCCCGATTTAATGAAGGAATTTGACATCAGCTATGCGACCATTCAATGGTTATCGACCGCTTATATGCTCGTAGTCGGCATATTGGTTCCGATTACGGCGCTGCTTCAGCAATGGTTTACAACCCGCCAAATGTTTCTATCCGCCATGATATTATTTCTTGTCGGTACAATCGTCTGCGGCACGGCAACCGTCTTTCCTGCCCTGCTTGTGGGCCGCGTCATTCAGGCGCTTGGCACCGGCTTAATGCTTCCGGTCATGATGAATACGATCTTGGTCATCTTCCCGCCGGAAAAGCGCGGCGGCGCGATGGGTATGATCGGCCTCGTAATTATGAGTGCGCCTGCTATCGGCCCAACGCTGTCGGGACTGATTATTGAATCCTTTAACTGGCGCTGGCTGTTTTACTTTGTTATTCCGCTCGCTATTTTTTCTATTTTGTTCGCGGCGGTTTATTTGAAAAATGTTTCGGATATCACTCGTCCAAAAGTGGATCTTCTGTCCATTCTTCTCTCGTCGCTCGGCTTTGGCGGCCTGATTTACGGCTTCAGTAAAGCTGGCGAGGATGGCTGGGGCAGTTCCATCGTCATTTGGTCTATCGTTGTCGGCGCAATCGCCTTGCTGCTGTTTATTGTGAAGCAGCTCATGTCGAGCCAGCCGCTGCTGGATTTGCGCGCCTTTAAATATCCTATGTTCAGCCTTGTCGCCCTGCTGATGCTGGTGATGATGATGACGCTGTTCTCCACGATGATATTGCTGCCGCTTTTCCTGCAAAATGCGCTTGGCAAAACCGCTTTGGCGGCCGGACTTATTTTGCTGCCGGGCGGCATTATCAACGGCTTGATGGCTCCCGTTTCCGGTGTGCTGTTCGACAAGTTTGGACCACGGGTACTCGTCATTCCGGGGCTTGCTATAACGGCGGCAGCGGTTTGGATGTTTACTGGCATCGACGAGCTGACAAGTATAGGTTATATTATCTTTATCCATATCGTGCTGTTAATCGGTGTTTCTATGGTGATGATGCCGGCGCAGACGACGGCGCTCAATCAGCTGCCCCGCCCGCTGTATCCGCATGGCACAGCGATTATGAACACGCTGCAGCAGGTTGCCGGCGCTATCGGCACCGCCTTATTTATCAGCATTATGTCATCCGGCTCAAAAAAATATTTGGAAAGCTCTGCTGATCCGGCTTCCCCGCTTGAGCAGGTCAAAGGCTTCGTATCAGGCATGCACAGTGCGTTCCTGCTTGGACTTATCATTGCCTTCATCGCCTTTGGACTGGGCTTGTTCATCCGGCGCACTAAAGCACCTGATGTGGAGGAGAAAAGAGCGGCTTAG
- a CDS encoding sugar ABC transporter permease → MHKNRIGAYLFSFPSFFLTMALGIYPVVWALRYMFFEYKGFGTPKFIGLENFARVGRDVEFWHSVVNTFIYAGGKLIITLPLSLILAVILNRKLRGRHAFRAIFFLPTIFSASVMSIVFYIVFNSYNGIINQYLMKLNIVSAPVDWLGAAHAMTTIVIIAVWGAVGNYMLLFIAGLQNIPEDVYEAASLDGVNPVQRMWYITIPMLGPVLQMIIMLAITTSLKGYESIMVLTEGGPFGKTEVMYLYLYKMFFPMTTTGNAVQNIGYGSAVGFTTAVIVGIVTWLYFWMSKRLNNVY, encoded by the coding sequence ATGCATAAAAATCGAATCGGGGCGTATTTGTTCAGCTTTCCAAGCTTTTTTCTAACCATGGCGCTCGGCATTTATCCGGTTGTATGGGCGCTTCGATATATGTTTTTCGAATATAAAGGGTTTGGTACGCCAAAATTTATCGGTCTTGAGAACTTTGCGCGAGTGGGAAGGGATGTCGAGTTTTGGCACTCTGTTGTGAATACTTTTATCTACGCGGGTGGAAAATTAATTATAACGCTGCCGCTATCGCTCATATTGGCGGTTATATTGAATCGTAAGCTGCGGGGACGGCATGCGTTTCGGGCGATTTTTTTCCTGCCAACGATTTTCAGCGCCTCTGTCATGTCCATCGTTTTCTATATTGTGTTCAATTCCTACAACGGTATTATTAATCAGTATTTGATGAAGCTGAACATCGTGTCCGCACCAGTGGACTGGCTGGGCGCGGCACATGCCATGACGACGATTGTCATAATTGCGGTGTGGGGAGCAGTCGGCAACTACATGCTGCTGTTTATCGCCGGTCTTCAGAATATTCCAGAGGATGTGTATGAAGCGGCATCCTTGGATGGTGTAAACCCGGTGCAACGGATGTGGTACATTACGATTCCAATGCTCGGTCCTGTTCTGCAAATGATTATTATGTTGGCGATTACAACGTCGCTTAAAGGTTATGAAAGCATCATGGTATTGACGGAGGGAGGTCCTTTCGGCAAAACAGAGGTTATGTATTTATATCTCTACAAGATGTTCTTCCCGATGACAACGACAGGCAATGCCGTTCAAAATATTGGCTACGGCAGCGCGGTCGGCTTTACAACGGCAGTTATCGTTGGTATCGTCACATGGCTGTATTTCTGGATGTCGAAAAGGCTTAATAACGTTTATTAA
- a CDS encoding NAD(P)-dependent alcohol dehydrogenase, with translation MSINVMDAAVMNKPLDIEIQKVPVPTPKDDEALVKVYCIGVCGSDVHYYEHGRIGRYVVEKPIILGHELAGEVVAVGARVSGVAIGDRVAVEPGVACGRCEYCKSGRYNLCPDVVFMATPPVDGAWAEYVAVRSDFLFKLPDEISFEQGALLEPLSVGLHAMNRAKVTPADRLLVTGLGPIGLLAIQAAKVYGVSEIYATDVVPFRQELAKEMGVTAVIDPMKEDVQARIAELTGGKGVTVIVETSGNGRAIADAVRTVKRGGRIVLVGMPAASEIPVDVNAIIDAEVDVLGLFRYANTYPGAIQALSQSSVDIEKVITHKYALRDTKEAVEMARTQKDTSIKIMIYPNK, from the coding sequence ATGAGCATAAACGTAATGGATGCAGCCGTAATGAACAAACCGCTGGATATCGAGATTCAGAAAGTACCCGTTCCGACCCCGAAGGACGATGAGGCGCTCGTCAAAGTATACTGTATTGGCGTATGTGGCTCAGACGTTCATTATTATGAGCACGGAAGAATTGGCCGCTATGTCGTGGAAAAACCGATTATTCTCGGCCATGAGCTGGCTGGCGAGGTCGTTGCTGTCGGCGCACGCGTATCGGGTGTCGCGATTGGCGACCGGGTTGCGGTAGAGCCGGGCGTAGCATGCGGCCGCTGTGAATATTGCAAATCGGGCCGCTACAATTTGTGCCCGGACGTTGTGTTTATGGCAACGCCGCCGGTTGACGGCGCATGGGCTGAGTATGTAGCGGTACGCAGCGATTTCCTATTCAAGCTGCCGGATGAAATCAGCTTTGAGCAGGGCGCGCTTCTGGAGCCGCTGTCCGTAGGACTTCACGCGATGAACCGCGCGAAGGTCACTCCTGCAGACCGTTTGCTCGTAACCGGGCTTGGCCCGATCGGCCTGCTTGCGATTCAGGCAGCGAAGGTGTACGGCGTGAGTGAAATTTATGCGACGGACGTTGTGCCGTTCCGCCAGGAGCTGGCGAAGGAAATGGGCGTTACGGCTGTTATCGATCCAATGAAAGAGGATGTGCAGGCGCGCATTGCTGAACTGACCGGCGGAAAAGGCGTTACGGTTATCGTTGAGACCTCCGGAAACGGACGGGCGATCGCCGATGCGGTTCGCACCGTCAAACGCGGCGGACGCATTGTGCTTGTCGGAATGCCAGCTGCCTCCGAAATTCCGGTTGATGTGAACGCGATTATTGATGCGGAGGTAGATGTGCTCGGACTGTTCCGATATGCCAACACCTACCCGGGCGCCATTCAAGCGCTCAGCCAGTCCAGCGTGGACATCGAGAAGGTCATTACCCATAAATATGCGCTGCGGGATACGAAGGAAGCAGTTGAAATGGCCCGTACGCAGAAGGACACAAGTATAAAAATTATGATCTATCCAAATAAATAA
- a CDS encoding sensor histidine kinase produces the protein MNRLFRKMSLKRRLWVSFVLLTVVCISVTGTYVSVFFSREMESQATKTSQDTLNKSARVLDERLKNIVVLVSTLMMGEPFQRTLKEVQSSSKKEYYNRLSELQTPFAQLMLAEQSIDSVLVHTPIGDFYPTGNRRSPSRDFESTIINQKITDTQERWSKLWVPGHADELFSRRSSVITLIIKPFFDIQLPGVYVVVNIREDHLLELIQADMQSASLQQLVVDRTGKEVLTSTEGIPQSNPQIYERVGSSARGNFEYTSQSGDAYLLNYAALGMNPDWVLIGYQSKSELLEPVQRMRWTILTIMGGCVVLALVMSSMLSELLLKPLFKLRNLMVKVERNKLDVRFESAFEDEISQVGHKFNRMLEQIGELIEEVKASEQDKRKSEIKALQAQIDPHFLYNTLNTIYWKSEMEEQQAVSGMIVSLSLLFRLGLNNGREITTLRQELEHVAQYLNLQEMCYPDLFRYSIQKVDEKLLDTPVLKILLQPLVENAILHGFQELPHEGMIRIEAEADAAKGLLVLTVTDNGIGMDAERVEKMLNGPEVERTSYALVNVRTRLSLYYGYKASMELESEPGVQTSVKLIIPIQEVINE, from the coding sequence ATGAACCGTTTATTTCGAAAAATGTCGCTTAAAAGACGTCTGTGGGTTTCGTTCGTTTTATTAACCGTCGTTTGCATATCTGTCACGGGAACTTATGTTTCCGTGTTTTTTTCTCGTGAAATGGAATCACAGGCAACGAAGACCAGCCAGGATACGCTCAATAAGTCGGCGAGGGTGCTCGATGAGCGCTTGAAAAATATCGTCGTGCTCGTCTCCACCCTCATGATGGGCGAGCCCTTCCAGCGAACGCTGAAGGAGGTGCAGTCAAGCAGCAAGAAGGAATATTATAATCGGCTTTCCGAGCTGCAAACGCCCTTTGCCCAGCTAATGCTGGCTGAGCAGTCGATTGACTCCGTGCTGGTGCATACGCCAATCGGCGATTTTTATCCGACGGGAAACCGGCGCAGCCCGAGCCGCGATTTTGAGAGCACGATTATTAATCAGAAAATAACGGATACACAGGAAAGATGGAGCAAGCTATGGGTGCCGGGACATGCCGATGAGCTGTTCAGCCGGAGAAGCTCCGTTATTACCTTAATCATTAAACCGTTTTTTGATATCCAGCTGCCCGGTGTGTATGTCGTAGTCAACATCCGCGAGGATCACCTACTGGAGCTCATTCAGGCGGATATGCAGAGCGCCAGCCTTCAGCAGCTTGTCGTGGACCGGACTGGCAAGGAGGTTCTTACTTCTACGGAAGGCATCCCGCAAAGCAATCCACAAATTTATGAGCGGGTCGGTTCCAGCGCGCGAGGGAACTTTGAATATACAAGCCAGAGCGGAGACGCTTATCTGCTTAATTACGCGGCGCTTGGGATGAATCCAGACTGGGTATTGATTGGCTATCAATCCAAGTCGGAGCTGCTGGAGCCTGTTCAGCGCATGCGCTGGACGATTCTTACGATTATGGGCGGCTGCGTCGTACTGGCGCTGGTCATGTCCAGCATGCTGTCGGAGCTGCTGCTAAAGCCGCTGTTCAAGCTGCGTAATCTCATGGTGAAGGTTGAGCGCAATAAGCTTGATGTCAGGTTCGAGAGCGCATTTGAGGATGAAATCAGTCAGGTTGGCCACAAGTTTAACCGGATGCTGGAGCAAATTGGCGAATTAATCGAAGAGGTTAAAGCATCCGAGCAGGACAAGCGCAAATCGGAAATCAAAGCGCTGCAGGCGCAGATTGATCCCCATTTTTTGTACAATACGTTAAATACGATTTATTGGAAAAGCGAGATGGAGGAGCAGCAGGCGGTCAGCGGCATGATTGTTTCGCTGTCCCTGCTGTTCCGGCTGGGCCTGAACAATGGCCGGGAAATTACGACGCTGCGGCAGGAGCTGGAGCATGTGGCGCAATATTTGAATTTGCAGGAAATGTGCTATCCGGACTTGTTCCGGTACAGCATACAGAAGGTCGATGAGAAGCTGCTGGATACTCCTGTGCTTAAAATTTTGCTGCAGCCGCTGGTGGAAAACGCTATTTTGCACGGCTTTCAGGAATTGCCCCATGAGGGGATGATTCGAATTGAGGCGGAAGCCGATGCTGCCAAGGGCTTGCTAGTGCTAACCGTTACGGACAATGGGATTGGCATGGATGCCGAGCGAGTGGAAAAAATGCTGAACGGTCCAGAGGTGGAGCGGACGAGCTACGCGCTAGTGAACGTACGAACAAGACTGTCGCTGTATTACGGCTATAAGGCTTCTATGGAGCTTGAAAGCGAGCCGGGCGTGCAAACCTCCGTTAAGCTAATCATTCCTATTCAAGAGGTGATAAACGAATGA
- a CDS encoding response regulator, with product MMNHSILVVDDEYNSRMGVAFTLEQWGEDKVQVDMADNGKQAIRLLREKPYDLLITDIRMPLMTGIELLETLRGEQNDINTILLTGFAEFEYAQKGLKLGAVDYLLKPIRQEQLIQAVGKAFQSKSEEAANGLSYGVPSTNAYILSAVKYIHESIGMPLSIKEVAQHVHLNPSYLSVLFKEETGVSFSDYVIRLRMKRAKELLYHSPLSLDGISEQIGLQTASYFIRIFKKYEGITPKQYREQLKLMAVHGNQGSLS from the coding sequence ATGATGAATCACAGCATACTGGTCGTTGATGATGAGTACAATTCGCGCATGGGGGTGGCCTTCACCCTGGAGCAGTGGGGAGAAGACAAGGTGCAGGTCGATATGGCGGACAATGGGAAGCAGGCAATCCGGCTGCTCCGGGAGAAGCCCTATGATCTGCTTATTACCGATATCCGGATGCCGCTTATGACGGGCATCGAGCTGCTTGAGACGCTGCGCGGCGAGCAGAACGACATTAATACGATACTGCTCACCGGCTTTGCGGAATTTGAGTATGCCCAGAAAGGGCTGAAGCTTGGTGCCGTCGATTATTTGCTGAAGCCGATTCGGCAGGAGCAGCTCATTCAGGCGGTTGGAAAAGCCTTTCAATCCAAGTCGGAGGAAGCGGCAAACGGGCTGTCCTATGGCGTGCCCTCCACCAATGCCTATATACTTAGTGCCGTTAAGTATATCCATGAAAGTATTGGCATGCCTTTGTCCATCAAGGAGGTCGCCCAGCATGTCCATCTGAATCCGAGCTATCTCAGCGTGTTGTTCAAGGAGGAGACGGGCGTAAGCTTCAGCGACTATGTCATCCGGCTGCGGATGAAACGGGCCAAGGAGCTGCTCTACCATTCTCCGCTTAGCCTAGATGGTATTTCGGAGCAAATCGGCCTCCAGACGGCGAGCTATTTTATTCGGATTTTCAAAAAATATGAAGGCATTACGCCAAAGCAGTACCGGGAGCAGCTTAAGCTGATGGCAGTCCATGGGAACCAAGGGTCGCTGTCTTAG
- a CDS encoding sensor histidine kinase, translating to MGYFKKIGLDQTRGQIFVSFILTMSLVLLITVSSLYVLLSKVQRENAALYIDEIALQASGRLESQLNEVNVLTLQLAMDDRIQEALSLEKQGHWAVYDERMKLRRLLIEKTAYSDTIKDIELYSLSRSLYPIVEKSIAERIEERYLQQADEIHEAGAMIWIGRDPDNPEYLLAVRQVKLEKEKYAKGGYLLIRLKPAIIELATTDKAKDNGRVMRLLDENNNSMNVGDSGLLLSVGALEGESGDYVTVERAIRSTGWKLQIMIPKQTLTADIYFLRDVLLWASVLSIFVFALLSYYLSKFITSPIRSLTRIIQGGKHGSPRENPDQYFNREVNQLNLTYNQMVKQINYLIKSVYEIEIVKSKSEIKALHSQINPHFLFNTLDSLYWDHIRKGEQELAQTVIQLADLFRYTIHSSTQDGFVTIDEELEQVKRYGDIMKMRWRDRLAIEIDCEQQLGGVRIPKLAIQPLVENAIVHGIEPMEHGGTIKLRVREEAGVISFTVQDNGIGIDPDQLHQIRERLQSDLSIAFVTGKSGIGLFNVCKLIQLHYGKQFGLTIDSAPGAGTTIVLKIPLEPEPERRASDDESQHTGR from the coding sequence GTGGGATACTTCAAAAAAATAGGATTGGATCAGACGAGAGGCCAAATTTTTGTCAGCTTTATTTTGACCATGTCCCTTGTCCTGCTCATTACGGTGAGCAGCCTCTATGTGCTGCTGTCCAAGGTGCAGCGGGAAAATGCGGCACTGTATATTGACGAGATCGCGCTGCAAGCAAGCGGAAGGCTGGAATCGCAGCTTAACGAGGTTAACGTCCTGACGCTGCAGCTGGCCATGGATGACCGGATACAAGAAGCGCTCAGCTTGGAGAAGCAGGGGCATTGGGCGGTTTATGACGAACGAATGAAGCTGAGGAGGCTGCTCATCGAAAAGACGGCCTACTCAGATACGATAAAGGACATTGAGCTTTACAGCTTGTCCCGCAGCCTCTACCCCATTGTGGAGAAGAGCATCGCAGAGCGGATAGAGGAGCGTTATTTGCAGCAGGCGGATGAAATCCATGAGGCGGGAGCCATGATATGGATCGGACGCGATCCAGACAACCCGGAATATTTGCTGGCCGTCAGGCAGGTCAAGCTTGAGAAGGAGAAATATGCGAAGGGCGGCTATTTGCTCATCCGGCTTAAGCCTGCGATTATCGAGCTGGCGACTACGGACAAGGCGAAGGACAATGGCCGTGTGATGCGTCTTCTTGATGAAAACAACAACAGCATGAACGTGGGGGACAGCGGACTGCTCCTGTCGGTCGGCGCTCTTGAAGGAGAGAGCGGCGATTATGTAACGGTAGAGCGGGCCATACGATCGACAGGCTGGAAGCTGCAAATTATGATTCCCAAGCAAACGCTGACCGCCGATATTTACTTTTTGCGCGATGTATTGCTTTGGGCGAGCGTGCTGAGCATATTCGTATTTGCGCTGCTGTCTTATTATTTATCCAAGTTTATTACTTCGCCAATTCGAAGCCTGACACGCATTATTCAGGGCGGCAAGCACGGCAGTCCACGGGAAAACCCCGACCAATATTTTAATCGCGAGGTTAATCAGCTGAATTTGACGTATAACCAGATGGTTAAGCAGATTAATTATTTAATTAAATCGGTATATGAGATTGAAATTGTGAAGAGCAAAAGCGAAATTAAAGCACTTCATTCACAAATCAATCCGCATTTTTTATTCAATACGCTCGATTCGCTCTACTGGGATCATATCCGCAAAGGAGAGCAGGAGCTGGCGCAGACCGTTATTCAGCTGGCCGATTTGTTCCGGTATACGATTCACTCAAGCACGCAGGACGGATTTGTCACCATTGATGAGGAGCTGGAGCAGGTCAAGCGGTATGGCGATATTATGAAAATGCGCTGGCGCGACAGGCTCGCCATTGAAATCGACTGCGAGCAGCAGCTTGGCGGCGTGCGGATTCCCAAGCTCGCGATTCAGCCGTTGGTTGAAAATGCCATCGTGCATGGCATTGAGCCTATGGAGCATGGTGGCACGATTAAGCTGCGCGTAAGGGAGGAAGCGGGCGTCATTTCCTTTACGGTGCAAGATAACGGCATTGGCATCGACCCCGATCAGCTGCATCAAATAAGAGAACGCTTACAGAGCGATTTGAGCATTGCTTTTGTAACGGGCAAAAGTGGGATTGGCCTATTCAATGTGTGCAAGCTGATTCAGCTTCATTACGGGAAGCAATTCGGCTTAACCATTGACAGCGCGCCGGGTGCCGGGACGACGATTGTATTGAAAATTCCGCTAGAGCCTGAGCCAGAGAGGAGAGCTTCTGATGATGAATCACAGCATACTGGTCGTTGA